A stretch of Girardinichthys multiradiatus isolate DD_20200921_A chromosome 20, DD_fGirMul_XY1, whole genome shotgun sequence DNA encodes these proteins:
- the LOC124857274 gene encoding uncharacterized protein LOC124857274 isoform X1, with product MSDLSDFLRGRGLPEDAISLLEEQKIDWDVIALMDDATLANYIPSYGDRIALFNFCKSKQPLSKRKQGLLQKLREKMKTKKESPKDNTSQERTRQTKKQKATRNIEIGWIHTDGKITKQVRAKQGGGTRKIQMATDSELKDILHEGKKLFFPDGMSPKGPETDFEFEVWDFKQNHLTDDTCLTIGNMYEAARLTMLRFYIATKPKVPEEDDSETSEVIFVLESSSSEINPLQTW from the exons ATGtcagatttaagtgactttttaCGTGGCCGAGGGCTTCCTGAAGATGCCATTTCATTATTGGAAGAGCAGAAG aTTGATTGGGATGTCATAGCGCTGATGGATGACGCAACTCTGGCAAATTACATCCCTTCCTATGGAGACCGAATTGCCCTCTTCaatttctgcaaaagcaaacaaccactctcaaaaagaaaacagggtcTTCTGCAGAAGCTTCGtgagaaaatgaaaaccaaaaaggaAAGTCCAAAGGACAACACCTCTCAAGAAAGAACAAGACagacaaagaagcaaaaagcAACACGAAATATTGAGATAGGATGGATACATACTGATGGAAAAATAACCAAACAGGTGAGAGCGAAACAGGGAGGTGGGACTAGAAAAATTCAAATGGCCACCGATTCTGAATTAAAAGATATTCTTCATGAAGgaaagaaacttttttttcctgatgGCATGTCTCCTAAGGGTCCTGAGACAGATTTTGAGTTTGAGGTTTGGGACTTTAAACAGAACCACCTTACTGATGACACCTGCCTGACGATTGGCAATATGTATGAAGCAGCGAGGCTGACAATGTTACGCTTCTACATTGCAACAAAGCCAAAAGTTCCTGAAGAAGATGACAGCGAGACATCCGAAGTCATATTTGTCTTGGAAAGCAGTAGCAGTGAAATTAATCCATTGCAAACGTGGTAA
- the LOC124857274 gene encoding uncharacterized protein LOC124857274 isoform X2 yields MSDLSDFLRGRGLPEDAISLLEEQKIDWDVIALMDDATLANYIPSYGDRIALFNFCKSKQPLSKRKQGLLQKLREKMKTKKESPKDNTSQERTRQTKKQKATRNIEIGWIHTDGKITKQGPETDFEFEVWDFKQNHLTDDTCLTIGNMYEAARLTMLRFYIATKPKVPEEDDSETSEVIFVLESSSSEINPLQTW; encoded by the exons ATGtcagatttaagtgactttttaCGTGGCCGAGGGCTTCCTGAAGATGCCATTTCATTATTGGAAGAGCAGAAG aTTGATTGGGATGTCATAGCGCTGATGGATGACGCAACTCTGGCAAATTACATCCCTTCCTATGGAGACCGAATTGCCCTCTTCaatttctgcaaaagcaaacaaccactctcaaaaagaaaacagggtcTTCTGCAGAAGCTTCGtgagaaaatgaaaaccaaaaaggaAAGTCCAAAGGACAACACCTCTCAAGAAAGAACAAGACagacaaagaagcaaaaagcAACACGAAATATTGAGATAGGATGGATACATACTGATGGAAAAATAACCAAACAG GGTCCTGAGACAGATTTTGAGTTTGAGGTTTGGGACTTTAAACAGAACCACCTTACTGATGACACCTGCCTGACGATTGGCAATATGTATGAAGCAGCGAGGCTGACAATGTTACGCTTCTACATTGCAACAAAGCCAAAAGTTCCTGAAGAAGATGACAGCGAGACATCCGAAGTCATATTTGTCTTGGAAAGCAGTAGCAGTGAAATTAATCCATTGCAAACGTGGTAA
- the LOC124857556 gene encoding uncharacterized protein LOC124857556: protein MNVSAANVTMVLDYRDPFTKAVIKNVIVVVLSISINYINAGIIHTFSEHQIFYTNPRYILFVHLVINDMIQVSLTVALFIISYILYKIQVFVCCILMLIALFTTENTPLNLACMAVECYIAVCIPLRHAQICTINRTRLLISLIWTTSLLSVLPDLFITLATEPLDYFNSRVFCLRETAFPNPRIIEKRNITYIVYLTIVWCIIFYIYFRIIFTARIASKDAKKARNTVLLHGFQLLLCMATYAEHLLKQALLKWFPKYYSDSLFACYIIFQILPRSISSIIYGMRDKTYRKHIKGYLLCKIFNMNPRYILFIHTVVNDMIQVTLAISLFMISYTIYKLHVSVCCILVLHTLFTTENTPLNLACMAMDCYIAICMPLRHIQTCTVKRTLMLVGLIWATSLLSVLPDLFITLATEPLDFFHSQVFCIRQTAFPNVLLVKKRDITYSVFLVLLWFVIFLSNFKIQFTPKTASKDATKARNTVVLHGFQVVLCMTTYAAPLLKNVPQKPFALNYNDSLFAFYIIVQVMPRSISPIIFGVRDNMFRKYLKRYVSCKFSQKPFRTLRAF from the exons ATGAATGTGTCCGCTGCCAATGTGACAATGGTTTTAGATTATAGGGACCCCTTCACCAAAGCTGTGATCAAGAATGTCATTGTTGTGGTCCTTAGCATTTCCATCAACTACATCAATGCAGGAATAATTCATACCTTCAGTGAACACCAG ATCTTCTACACAAATCCTCGCTACATCCTGTTTGTCCACTTGGTTATCAATGACATGATCCAGGTGTCACTGACTGTTGCACTTTTCATCATTAGCTACATCCTGTACAAGATACAGGTGTTTGTGTGCTGCATCTTAATGCTGATTGCCCTATTCACCACTGAAAACACCCCGCTGAACCTGGCCTGCATGGCGGTGGAGTGCTACATCGCCGTCTGCATCCCTCTCCGTCATGCTCAGATCTGCACAATCAATAGAACGCGGCTGCTGATTTCTTTAATCTGGACCACCAGCCTGTTGTCTGTTCTCCCCGATCTCTTCATTACCTTGGCCACGGAGCCACTGGACTATTTTAATTCACGTGTGTTTTGCCTCAGGGAAACAGCTTTTCCAAATCCCAGAATCATCGAGAAGAGAAATATTACCTATATTGTATATCTCACTATAGTATGGTGCATtatcttttacatttatttccgGATAATATTCACAGCTAGAATAGCAAGTAAAGATGCAAAAAAGGCGAGGAACACAGTCCTCCTCCATGGGTTTCAGCTTCTGTTGTGTATGGCAACGTATGCAGAACACCTGTTGAAACAGGCGTTGTTGAAATGGTTTCCTAAGTATTATTCAGACTCTCTCTTTGCTTGTTATATAATTTTCCAAATACTACCAAGATCTATTAGTTCAATTATCTATGGCATGAGGGATAAAACATACAGAAAGCACATAAAAGGGTATTTACTTTGCAAA ATTTTCAACATGAATCCTCGGTATATCCTTTTCATCCACACGGTGGTCAATGACATGATCCAGGTGACCCTGGCCATCAGCTTGTTCATGATCAGCTACACCATCTACAAACTCCATGTTTCAGTGTGCTGCATCCTGGTCCTACATACTCTCTTCACCACTGAAAACACCCCGCTGAACCTGGCCTGCATGGCGATGGATTGCTACATAGCCATCTGCATGCCCCTGCGTCACATTCAGACCTGCACTGTGAAGAGAACACTGATGTTGGTGGGATTAATCTGGGCGACCAGCCTCCTGTCGGTCCTTCCTGACCTGTTTATAACATTGGCCACAGAACCGCTGGATTTCTTTCACTCCCAAGTATTTTGCATCAGACAAACGGCCTTCCCAAATGTGCTCCTTGTTAAAAAGAGAGATATCACATATTCAgtgtttttagttttactttggTTTGTCATCTTTTTATCTAACTTTAAGATCCAGTTCACTCCAAAAACAGCAAGCAAGGATGCAACTAAAGCCAGAAACACAGTTGTCCTGCATGGGTTTCAAGTGGTGCTTTGTATGACTACATACGCAGCTCCTCTCCTTAAAAATGTTCCGCAGAAGCCGTTCGCCCTAAACTATAATGACTCTCTCTTTGCCTTCTACATCATCGTGCAGGTCATGCCACGATCCATTAGCCCCATCATATTCGGTGTGCGAGACAACATGTTCAGGAAGTACCTAAAAAGGTATGTGTCATGCAAATTCAGTCAGAAACCATTCAGAACTTTGAGAGCTTTTTAG
- the LOC124857415 gene encoding odorant receptor 131-2-like has product MNSSSFNINMSSSLAYRESPIAAVAKNVIILAIGITINYINGTVIHTFRKHQIFYMNPRYILFIHLVVNDMIQLTITISLFIFSYVFNKINASICCFIITFAVFTTLNTPLNLALMAVECYIAVCLPLRHAELCTIKRTYFVIGCVWVLSAASILPDIFIILATEPLWLFYSTIFCQRDTLFRNPISIQKRDVSHMICLCGVWFTLFFTYFKIFCAAQAANSVQGKAKKARNTILLHGFQLLLCMLMYIYPLAKTFLVFLAPANTVQILFVWYILVQILPRFVSPIVYGLRDSTFKRYLKKYLLCTIRAANK; this is encoded by the exons ATGAATTCATCATCTTTTAACATCAACATGTCAAGCAGCTTGGCTTATAGAGAATCCCCCATCGCTGCTGTGGCCAAAAATGTGATCATCCTGGCTATTGGCATTACCATCAACTATATCAATGGAACAGTGATTCACACCTTCAGAAAACACCAA atATTTTATATGAATCCTCGTTACATCCTCTTCATCCATCTGGTGGTGAATGATATGATCCAGCTGACTATAACAATCAGCTTGTTTATCTTTAGTTACGTCTTCAACAAAATTAATGCCTCCATCTGTTgcttcattattacctttgctGTTTTCACCACTCTCAACACTCCATTAAATTTAGCTCTGATGGCGGTGGAGTGCTACATCGCTGTTTGTCTCCCACTTCGACACGCTGAACTCTGCACCATCAAACGAACATATTTTGTCATCGgctgtgtttgggttttgagtgCAGCATCAATTTTGCCAGACATATTTATTATCCTGGCAACGGAGCCTCTATGGTTATTTTACTCTACAATATTTTGTCAAAGAGACACTCTATTCCGAAACCCAATCAGTATACAAAAAAGGGATGTTTCTCATATGATTTGTTTATGTGGAGTTTGGTTCACTCTTTTCTTTACCTATTTCAAGATATTTTGTGCTGCTCAAGCTGCTAACTCAGTTCAAGGAAAAGCAAAAAAGGCCAGAAACACTATCCTTCTTCATGGCTTTCAGCTACTTTTGTGTATGTTAATGTATATATATCCATTGGCAAAAACGTTTCTGGTGTTCTTGGCTCCTGCAAATACTGTCCAAATACTTTTTGTTTGGTACATATTAGTCCAGATTCTTCCCAGGTTTGTGAGTCCTATTGTGTACGGACTACGAGACAGTACATTTAAACGCTATTTGAAAAAGTATCTTCTGTGCACCATTAGAGCCGCCAACAAATGA
- the LOC124857387 gene encoding odorant receptor 131-2-like: protein MNTTTTVIRDPLYLAIIKNVITVVISLLIIYINATLVHTFRKHQVFNTNSRYILYIHLVINDIIMLALMILLQVLSYILFTLNVSVCMIMLLIAISSNLNNPLTLAAMALECYLAICFPLRHPQICTVRKTYIVITVIWFLSLLTVLPDLFIVIATRPSEYFQSRIFCMWTNIFTSPILAKKKDVSNILFLVIVWFILFYTYFRILFTAQAASANAKKARNTVLLHGFQLLLCMLSYVHSLVIEALSRLFPNDILAIRYVISLLIQVMPRLISPMVYGIRDKMFREYLKRYLLTTNSNIHPEKIQKRPI from the exons ATGAATACCACTACAACTGTCATTCGGGACCCGCTTTACCTAGCAATCATCAAGAATGTGATCACTGTTGTCATCTCCCTTTTGATCATCTACATTAATGCTACTCTGGTTCacacattcagaaaacatcag GTTTTCAACACAAACTCTCGTTACATCCTGTACATCCACCTGGTAATCAATGATATCATCATGCTGGCATTGATGATTCTTCTTCAAGTCCTGAGTTACATCTTGTTCACACTCAATGTCTCAGTTTGCATGATTATGCTACTGATTGCCATATCTTCAAATCTAAACAACCCCTTAACACTTGCGGCCATGGCTTTAGAGTGTTATCTGGCCATATGCTTCCCTCTACGCCACCCTCAGATCTGTACAGTCAGGAAAACCTACATTGTGATCACTGTGATATGGTTCCTCAGTTTACTGACAGTCCTACCAGATCTCTTCATAGTTATTGCCACAAGACCTTCAGAGTACTTTCAGTCCAGGATTTTCTGTATGTGGactaacatttttacaagtccAATCCttgcaaaaaagaaagatgtatccaacattttgtttctaGTTATTGTTTGGTTCATTCTTTTCTATACATACttcaggattcttttcactgCACAGGCTGCTTCAGCAAATGCAAAGAAAGCAAGGAACACTGTCCTACTTCATGGCTTCCAGCTGCTGCTGTGCATGTTAAGCTATGTTCATAGTTTAGTAATAGAGGCCCTGTCAAGGTTGTTTCCAAATGATATTCTGGCCATTCGATATGTAATTTCACTACTGATTCAGGTCATGCCTAGGCTCATCAGTCCGATGGTATATGGCATAAGGGACAAGATGTTCAGAGAGTACTTGAAACGATACCTGTTAACTACAAATTCAAATATTCATCCAGAAAAGATACAAAAAAGGCCAATATAA